The window AAAGCAAGGGGGCCATGGCCACCCCTGACCCTCATTGAGTTCCGCCACTGGTGCGCACAATTGTTGTCCTCCTCCGGCTACCCTCGTATCATTGTTATAACTTATAAATCAACATtttaaaatactattatttaatcGAAATCAGAAAATGATATATTTGCTTAGGTTTTTTCATTCAttcacaaaaacaacataaatttgaatgaaactaaaataaatattaaaaaaatcaaatcattttatttttagtttttaggtGGATGAATTAAGCGGAAATATAACCTTactatcatacatacttataaaagaaacatttttccttaattcttatgcatttgaaaccccctaaTTTGATTTCCTAGATTattatgcatttgaaacctcctaaTTTAATTAATACCACTCAAAAGactttttaataataattattaattggTTCTTTAATGTAAAAATAACATGAATAACATCAAACATAACAAGACCAAGTATAAATACGATGAATAATGGTAACATCTTTGTCATATTTTGCAAGGATTAAGGACCTTTAAAGAAGGAAAAAAAACTTTTATGTGGTATTGCTTTTCATacaaatttcaatatatatattttttgtttttaccaACTGTTCACTGTGTGGTTGCTTCTGGTATGTCACATGTTATATTCAGAGTAAAAACTTTTGCATAAAAATGCAATTAATTTCATTCACTACAGGTACTAAATTAATATTTGACTCATGCACACACAAACAAATCTTGCTGAGCATTTTAAATTATTTGAATAGATTTGGTTTTCATCATCATTCCTTCAACAATGGAAATTATTTGAAAAGATTTGTAAGAACTTCTATTTTTCTTAAGATTTTTTTGTTAAAACCATTTTAATATCTAAGAATATAAAAAAAGATGTAAAACAGTGATATATTCATCCTTGGTATCACAAGACGGATTTATTGAACCCTAGAAGATATTGGAAAATATGAAGTCATATTAGCAAATGTATTGCTACATATAAATTGTTTTACATGTTAATTGGTCTTAGTTTCCATTAAAGTCATGATTTCCTATTTGATCCTATAAAATATCACATGTGAACTAAAAGCAGGTCATGCATATTTTAATGTTGTACTGATATTAACCTATACCAATGAGTTGACATGCTCCTTTTCAAGTCATGAGAATGTAACCCTTTTAGCTTTCATTTTTTAGTATGTATACATTTAGTCTGAACCAAGCATTTATGTGGCATGGGTGTGTTTCTATTAGTCTCTAATGAAAATTAGATGTTGATATCCAGACTATGCCTATGTGGTTTTAGTTTACTGATGTTGGAATATGAAAATTAATATGATGTATCGATATGCATTTAACAAATAATAAGTACATCACATTATTTACTTAATCGATATTAATGGATATGAATGTCACTTTGTGCATTTGCAGTAGCATAATCGGGATTGAATTCGAGAAGTAGAGTTGTGTGGTGATAAACAAACATAGATTTCGTAGTATTTGTTGGATGTTTTGGCTTTGATAGAAAAGAACCCATCAAATACAAAAAAACAACATTAATAtatttctaaaaatgaaaacgTTGTATTTTGAATAACATGAAATAGTAGGGTAAAATATGAAAggtattatgatataaatatcaataacatatattaatatttatttgtcaaaattttaagtacgTAATTTTACGTTGCGTAACGCGCGGCTATTCGCCTAgtcttacatacttataaagtTTGCATTTTCCCTTGATTGTCATGCATTTGAAATCCCCCACAATAATTTGTTAAAAccccatgcatttgaaacccttaaaccttttcaccttcttaataattaatcacacataatcaattgtaattcatatgagataataatttgctaaaacctcatgcatttgtatggtattaaaacatgtttgagtttttgggttttagACTTTAGTAAATGGGTAATCTGTTTGATACATTGGATTTGAAGCTATCTTATTCGAATTACCCAAAACAagagataaattaataatatatgatcatgTATGTTTTGTACAAGTCccaatcaaaatacaatatatcatgatcatacaattaagtgtcttttatttcatttttggctttataacaaaagtttgtttatgtggcgaagaaagaaaactcgaagatgaatatttaggttggatgtttatataatatttgttttaaatatataatatagatataaatacacaAATGTGTGTCAAATACACCCGATCacaaatttaatgttataaactacaatatgactcaaagtggttttccaaatataatgtttatactataatataatatattagaagaatAGCATATAGTAGACGAATCCCACATGTTGTGCAGTAATTTAGTTGCatagataatatattataattatatttatatttcatttaaaGTATGTTAGGGTCATTTAGTTATTACATTGTTGTATTAGACACTATAGTCTCATATATTTTGAATGACTTTTACAAAAATGATGTCtgtaatttgaatataacgtAATATCTTATGATATTTATTGAATGATATTATCTTCGATTGAGCTCTTTTTAATTGAAATCAActttattatagttaaaaattttggctccgttttttcttttcattagttctagaatataattttttatattaacttaaaatatgtcactatcttaaaatagattgagaatgagattttttatatttatttaaaatacggcaccattttctattcaatagtaaaactaacaaaaatcgttaaatatgtatttttatgaggttCAACATAAATAGACGACCACAAATGAGAATCCATATCTAATCAATCATCAACTAATTACATTAGATACTAATGTGtacataaaaattacatttaaaattttaaactaatagtaaaaaaaaatttaattattaaatataacaaaaaatctataaatcaaaaaatatacataCTATTTAATCGCATACAAATTTTATGTATGGCTTATTCATAATACATTAAACCATAAATATCCATATTAAAATACATAGTCATTCACCCGAACACATAAACCCAATCTCTATGATAGTTGGTCTAAAACCCTAGAGTCTTTATCGCAGCTCCTCCTTCCCTCCACCGTCTTTTACAATCGGCCTCCTTCCGTTGCAGCTCCCTCCTGgttcgctctctctctctctctctctctctctctctctcattattCCTAAACTCTTCAAGTAACAAGTCAAGTGGTTCAATCTCTGCCTTCTTTTTCCAATTTACATGATTTCGATCTCTGCCTTTTCTTTGATAACTCTTTAGCCCACATGATTGTTTGTGATAACCACGAGATTAATTGGACAGTTTTATGTACCTGTTGATCAGTTCTGGAGTTTTGATTTTTCTGCTTTGTTGTTTTTAGTTATATATCTGTAAATTGCAAGAATGCCTTATAACTGCTCCCTTAACTTATAAAAACTCCGTATTCCATCTAATTGCCCTTAACCTAATAAAACCTTACTCATTCTCCTTACGATTACAGCATCGCCTCTCGCAATCTGCTTCTCACGTCAACTCTCCCCTGCTCGTCGTCGCTTCCCCTGTGAAGCCACCGGCCGGAGACCTTCAATAGCCACAACTCCGTCGCACCCAACCCCAGGTTCTATTTATCTTCCTTCTTTTTCTGCTTTCttccttccttttttttcttctGCTTTCTTTGAACTTGCCAATTGATGTTGCTCGATTTCTTTTTATCCTAAAGGTTTTCTTTTTCTTGTGATTTCCTTTTTCACATACGAAATTTCTGTAATGTTTTCTTTTTTAATATCAATCTGCAAGTTCAAGTTCTTCTCTGGAATTCTGTTAGGTGATCTCTTACTTTCAGTGATAATTGATTTGCTTTTTGTTTGCTGCTACTGATTTGCTACTTGTTTGCTGCTACTGATTTGCTACTTGTGTCTGCTGTTCAAATTTATGAAGTCTGATGGGTACAGTGTTCTGTGAAAAAAGGGAATGTTTTTGCAGGCaagctgtttgatgaaatgcttgaGAGGGATACTGGGATAGTACTTTATTAATATGCATCTTTTCACATATCAATTATAATATACAGATCTTATAGCATTTTGACACACCGgataagctaatccaaacacttttcTAAAAGCTCCATTTTCATATAATTAAAAAAGTGCTTATCATATCTTTTATGGTAAATCAATCTAACAACctttttatttacagaaaaagcTGTGTAATCCACAATCAACAAAGCATGGCAGGAGGGAAAATAAGGAAGGAGAAAACCCCACGTGGATCTATTGGCTCTTCAAATCATTATCAAGGAGGAATTCAATTCCACAAGTCAAAAggtcaacatatcctcaagaacCCTTTACTTGTTGACTCCATTGTCCAAAAAGCTGGAATCAACTCCACAGATATAATCCTTGAAATTGGTCCTGGAACTGGTAATCTCACCAAGAAGCTTCTAGAAGCTGGTAAATCAGTTATTGCTGTTGAACTCGATCCCCGTATGGTTCTCGAATTACAACGCCGTTTTCAAGGCACCCCGTTTTCTAATCGTCTCAAGGCAAGTATCTTGTAAATCTGTATAAACAcaagggtaaaatcgtcatttaACAACTCTTTATTCAATTTCATAGGTTATACAAGGCGATGTATTGAAATGTGATCTCCCATATTTTGACATATGTGTAGCCAACATTCCATATCAAATATCATCTCCACTAACATTCAAATTATTAAACCACAAACCTTCATTTCGATGTGCGATAATAATGTTTCAAAGGGAATTTGCAATGCGATTAGTGGCTCAACCTAGTGACTCCCTTTATTGTCGCCTCTCAGTCAACACCCAACTTTTAGCGCGTGTTTCACACCTACTAAAAGTTGGGAAAAACAACTTCCGGCCACCTCCAAAAGTTGACTCATCTGTGGTTAGAATCGAGCCGAGAAAACCACCACCCGTGGTTAACTTCAAAGAATGGGATGGGTTAGTGAGGATTTGTTTCACTAGAAAAAACAAAACCTTAGGTTCGATTTTTAGGCAAAAACGTATACTTTCGATTATGGAGAAAAACTATAAAACGCTTCAAGCTTTAGGGGTTCCTCAGGCGGCGGATGTGGCGGTGGATATGGCGGTTCTTGGTGATTCCGGCGAGATGGAGGAGGAGAGTGAGGATGAGGATGAGGATATGGATATGGATATGG of the Lactuca sativa cultivar Salinas chromosome 6, Lsat_Salinas_v11, whole genome shotgun sequence genome contains:
- the LOC111898780 gene encoding ribosomal RNA small subunit methyltransferase, with amino-acid sequence MAGGKIRKEKTPRGSIGSSNHYQGGIQFHKSKGQHILKNPLLVDSIVQKAGINSTDIILEIGPGTGNLTKKLLEAGKSVIAVELDPRMVLELQRRFQGTPFSNRLKVIQGDVLKCDLPYFDICVANIPYQISSPLTFKLLNHKPSFRCAIIMFQREFAMRLVAQPSDSLYCRLSVNTQLLARVSHLLKVGKNNFRPPPKVDSSVVRIEPRKPPPVVNFKEWDGLVRICFTRKNKTLGSIFRQKRILSIMEKNYKTLQALGVPQAADVAVDMAVLGDSGEMEEESEDEDEDMDMDMEMEDGETKSDFKEKVLGVLKEGEFELKRSSKLAQEDFMHLLSLFNKVGIHFS